AATTGAATCAAATTTTATTATTTCCTGAATTTGTTCATCTCATTTATCCATCCCTTCATAGATTATACAATTAGTTGTATTAAAATTAATTGTGTAATATCTggttttataataaaaataaagttttcgagtttttttATTTCTGAACTCGTTCACTTAAATATTagctaaaaaattacaatataactcaaaaacTATACATgaaaattcatttattttgagttttaaagtcaaaaaaattaaaatataacctATATTTTTAAAGGCTCAAAACATATACATCAATACATGTAAACTCAGTCACTAAAAAAAATCTGTTGTAATACTTTAATTACGTATTTCTGTTATCCTTTATCCATTTAACGTATTTTACCATTTTGCATTTCTTATTACACCACGTGTAATGTGTAACTCAACTTAGTCACCACCTCAAGTCTTCTTACTTCACCACATGTCATTCCCTTCTTGTTGATCACCTCACACCGCTTTACGGAATTTATTTCAATCtcccttatatatatatacatatactttcataatttctttacattttaacctacgaaaaataataacaataatataagAAAATATAAGGTTTTATTAACAAGGAAAATAAAAGTTTTTaaagtgataataataataataataataataaaaatatggCATCACAACAACAAAAAAGAAGAGACAATGTGCAAGAAGAGTTGGCTAAGGCAACTAATGCCGCGGCCGCAGCCACGACGGCGGCGACCGGGAAAGGAAGCACGGTGGTGGCAGTGGGTGTGAGTCAAAGTGGTCAGCAGATGAGCCGTGAGGGGAAAGTGGAGGATGATAAGACTCATTTCGAGTCGATACATGATAAAGTGAGTGGGTTAGATATTAAGGTTGGTGAAGATGAGGAAAGGAGGAGGTTGCATGAGCAAACGGCGAGGGATACGAGTCATGGCGAAGCGAAAATGACGAGAGGTGAACATTTGCCCACGCAACAAGCTCATCTTGTAGCTGAGCAAAGGTATGATAATACTCCCTTATGTTTACTTCAGTTTTACTCCCTTTATCTCAacgaatagtttacatttgctttattttgtgaggAAAAAATAAGTCAGTTAACTAAGATAGAGGGAGTAGTCTAATACTCCTAGGGTTTGTTTTGCCTAGTAAAGAGGAATTTCCGTTCTAGGGATGTAGAAATTCCGATGATTTGCATTCTACATGAACTGAGATATACGGCAGTTAATGTATTGTACAACTGGTTATATATACAATGTAGTTGAGCTTTATTATAAAGTTGTCGAattctattaacaaaattatcgagctatggTATATAtaaagttattgagtttaatagaataattattaagctcaataacttggTAAAATAgttcaacaactttgtgtaagagctcaacaactttgaggcggttgtacaatgctattatacaactggttgtaggatagtatttgtggatATACGGAGTATGAAATTGTTTGTTTAAAATACGGGAAATTCACATGAAATCTTTCATAGGAATGTAGGTAAAGTAATACTCCTATATGAATCTAGAAAATTATAttcgacaaaaaaaaaaaaaaaattattattattatttgaatcTATAATTTACGGTTAAAGACTCTTGGAGACctccaaaaatcaaaaatcaaatggGAAGAAAAAATATACTCCTTCAATTGTAGTCAATTTTACGTTTACTTATTTTTTCCCTCCCAAATTAAGCGTAAAaataaactttatttactttattttcccTTTACAAGTAAATACAGTTAATACCACAACGGTATAGAATCTGAGTTTTATGTTAAAGTTTCGGCGTTTCGTCTTAAGCAATCCGAGCTGCATCATAAAGTTTCGAACTCACCCATCTAAccataaaaaaaattaagaaagCTCAAAAAAAGTCACACAAACTAAGTTAAGTTAGATACTACCTCCGTTccgatcaattgttgtcctttgattttagCACAAAGACCCAGGAAAGGGAAGGAAACCAATTATAAGATGACGAGTAGACACAATTGAGTCTCAAAGATCAAATTGCTAATTAAATGTAATCCTAAAATAGAAGGGATAACAATTAACTGAGACATTCAAACTGAAAAAGGACAAGTGATCGGGACAGATGGGGTATATATAGGATAATATTTGTGGAATATTACTcgtgacaaaataaaataaaagaatattTGCATAATATCAACCGGGATtataccgacattattttgctgTAATTTTGTAAATAACTCTCCGTCctggtcaattgttgtcttttggttttggcacaaagattaaggaaagaggaaggggacaattactaaatgacaaatgaaacaaattgaatttgaattgatcaaattgttcatcaagttcattcttaaaatagaaaggacaacaactcactCTAATATGGAAAAGGATAACagatgaccgggacagagggagtatttctTTAGTCAAATTCCATTTAACAAGTTAAAGAATTGTATGAAAGAAGTCAGCAGATGATAATTATGGCATATGTATTGTTGTATAATGGATTAGGTATGGTCAAGCGAAGCAACATGGGGCGGGTACAGAAACGGGTGGCAGGCAACAACATACAGGAACAGAAACGGGTCGTTCCCACATCTCGACGGGTGGGAAGCAACAAGGATCTCATATGGAAACCGGTGGTAGACAACAAGGTGCAGGCTTAGGAACAGGTGGTCAAACACAGATGGGTGGTAAACAACATGGTGCAGGCACAGGAACGGGTCGTGTTCAAACTGGTCGAACTGAAACTGAAACCCGCACTGAGACTGAAGGTAAACAGCATGGGACCCACACGCAGACAGGTGGTCAACATCGTGCACGCACTGAGACAGGTGATAGACAGCGAGGTATAGGCGGCACAGAAACGGGTGCAAGGCAAGAACAGAAACCAGGAGAACAGCATAAAGAGCAGCACCAGACTCGTACCGAGACTGATGTTACTCGGTCCAGACAAACTGCGCAGCAGAAGTCGAATGAGCAAGAGGCCGAGGAGAGGTACTTAGTTGAaatctaaattttttttttttttttttttttttttaaaaaaaaaaaaaaaaaaaaaaaaaaaaaacctttgtaTAGCATTGATTTCTTCTAATGCTCTTGTTTTGGTATTTGCTAGGTACAACAAAGCACAGGAACAGGCTGCAAATGCTGCGTATCACGCTACAGAAGCAGCAAAACATGGACTCGGAGCAGCAGCTGCTAAAACCCAACAGGGTGTTGGAGCAACAACTCAGTACATTGCAGAAACAGCAGCGCCAATCAAAGAGACTGCGGCGGAGAAGGCGCAACAAGCTAAAGAAGCTCTTGCAAGTGCAGGTCAGAAATCCAAGGAATATACCCAACAGACTGCACAACAAGCCAAGGAATACGCCTCAAAGAAGGCGGAGGACATCAAAGCCGGGACTTATCGTGCCTCAGAGTATGCTGGTGAGAAGGTCGCCCAGGCCAGGGACACGACAGTCGACACAACAAAGAATGTTGCGGGGTATGTGGGCGAGAAAGCCGCCCAGGCCAAAGACACCACAGTTGACACGACAAAGAATGTTGCCGGGTATGTGGGTGAGAAAGCCGCCCAGGCCAAGGACACCACAATTGACACAACAAAGAATGTTGCCGGGTATGTGGGTGAGAAAGCCGCACAGGCGAAGGACACCACTGTTGACACAACAAAGAGTGTCGCGGGATATGTGGGCGAGAAGGCGGTGGCAGCTAAAGACGTTGCAGTTGAGACAGGGGCGACTGCAGCTGGTTATGCTGGGAAGGTAGCGGAGGAGGTTAAGGACCAGGCAGTGGTGACGGGGTGGGGTGCAGCCCATATGACTACCGAGTTAGCAGTGGAGGCCACGAAAATGGCTAGTGGGGTGGTCGGGAAGACGAAGGATGTGGTTGTGAGTGCAGCTCAGAAGGCCGCTGAGTTGGCGGAGACGCCCATTGTCATGGCTAAGGACGCTGCAGTTGATACCGGCGAGAAGTTGGCTGATTATACTGCCAGGAAGAAGATGGAGGCCGAGCGGTACAAACAAGAGATGCAATCACAATACGCGGAGGTTGATTTCGAGTGTCTTTATATCGTGTGTTTAAGCATCTAGTTGCTTATGCTTAAAACTGATTGTGCTAATGAACTATTGCAGGAGCTGGAGAGGAGGTATCCTACATCCGGTGGCGAGACAGGGCACAAGTTGTACGAGAGAACCACAGAGACGGTCAAGCAGAAGACAGGGCAGACAATGGATGGATCTCAGGAGAGCGGTGAACTTGGTGTGACAAAAGAAACGGGTCAGGGTGTGCTTGGGGCAATAGGAGAAACAATAGTCGAGATAGCTCAACATACGACTGATCTCGTTGCTGGGGCCGTTCCAGAAGCCAATGTTTTGGAGGAGGAGGAGCGTCAACAGAGCTAGATTCGGATGGTGTTCGTCACTTAATTCTAGTATAGTAGTCTGTTATTTCGGGTTTTTAAGGTTTTGCAATGTTAATCGGCTGGACCGAGAGAATAAATCGCGTCAGTTGTAAATAAATACCTTTGTATAGTCTGTTTGGTTCTGGTCTGGTTTCAAGCTTTTATATGTTCAGTTTCCGCAATTGGTTTTCGTTGTAGCACAATAGTGTGCATGTAGATCTGCAATTAATCAAACAACCAAAAGGGAACCGGTGAGTCGAGGGTGATCAGGAACCAAAGGTACAGTGTTTCCACTACTGTCGCAATAGATAATCCGACAAATATCGAATCGTACTCAAAAATAGAGCTTATGTCAACGCAAAATAAAAACAAGCTTGTGTTTGAGAGAAGTGCAACTGATGAAATCAGATTTGACATCAGAAATAGCACAActaatttctttcttttttttattttatttttttatttttttatttttttttatttttttttatttatttgatttaaagaaattaatttatttatttttctctcctttattacacactttttcaacaaccactttcttatagattttacctggttcattccggatccttaactctatttcggtttttaaaaatcgttttaatcttttctcttgatttaaattttaagtttttataaaagaaagacggaattcgattttaaaaccccttagttcaccttgactttacattacattttcgttctccctttttgtttttcatcttccctttttattcgcattttgaggcgtgcgttcaaccatggacggttcgaaaggatgattca
The Silene latifolia isolate original U9 population chromosome 11, ASM4854445v1, whole genome shotgun sequence genome window above contains:
- the LOC141610591 gene encoding uncharacterized protein LOC141610591, coding for METGGRQQGAGLGTGGQTQMGGKQHGAGTGTGRVQTGRTETETRTETEGKQHGTHTQTGGQHRARTETGDRQRGIGGTETGARQEQKPGEQHKEQHQTRTETDVTRSRQTAQQKSNEQEAEERYNKAQEQAANAAYHATEAAKHGLGAAAAKTQQGVGATTQYIAETAAPIKETAAEKAQQAKEALASAGQKSKEYTQQTAQQAKEYASKKAEDIKAGTYRASEYAGEKVAQARDTTVDTTKNVAGYVGEKAAQAKDTTVDTTKNVAGYVGEKAAQAKDTTIDTTKNVAGYVGEKAAQAKDTTVDTTKSVAGYVGEKAVAAKDVAVETGATAAGYAGKVAEEVKDQAVVTGWGAAHMTTELAVEATKMASGVVGKTKDVVVSAAQKAAELAETPIVMAKDAAVDTGEKLADYTARKKMEAERYKQEMQSQYAEELERRYPTSGGETGHKLYERTTETVKQKTGQTMDGSQESGELGVTKETGQGVLGAIGETIVEIAQHTTDLVAGAVPEANVLEEEERQQS